One stretch of Streptomyces sp. NBC_00443 DNA includes these proteins:
- a CDS encoding NAD(P)/FAD-dependent oxidoreductase — protein sequence MKHRIVVLGAGYAGAFAAGNLARRLSPADVEITVVNAVPDFVERMRLHQLAIGQDLASRKLADVFAGTGVRLRLALVTSVDPGRKTVAVTGEDGDGELAYDTLLYALGSSVAHHGVPGVAEYAFDVTGRSSALRLRERLAALGEGGTVLIVGEGLTGIETVTEFAESRPDLSVALAARGELGAWLSPKARRHLRRAFDRLGITVHEHTGIETVEPARAIAADGTPIPADVTVWSAGFAVHPLAAASGLEIAETGQIVVDRTMRSVSHPDVYAAGDCAYAIGDNGRPLPMSCASAGFTNMQATAAIISRLTGSEVPTTGLKYHGNHISLGRRDAIFQMVDRDARSKSWYLGGRTAARLKSGVLKGAGWGIAHPTFGMPKRKRRHATAPDRAGARATA from the coding sequence ATGAAGCACCGCATCGTCGTACTCGGCGCCGGATATGCCGGGGCTTTCGCCGCCGGAAACCTGGCCCGCCGGCTCTCCCCCGCCGACGTCGAGATCACCGTCGTCAACGCCGTGCCTGACTTCGTTGAGCGGATGCGGCTCCACCAGCTCGCGATCGGCCAGGACCTCGCGTCCCGCAAGCTCGCCGACGTATTCGCGGGCACCGGGGTGCGGCTGCGCCTGGCGCTCGTCACCAGCGTCGACCCCGGGCGCAAGACCGTCGCCGTGACCGGCGAGGACGGCGACGGCGAACTCGCGTACGACACGCTTCTCTACGCGCTCGGCAGCTCCGTAGCCCACCATGGCGTCCCCGGCGTGGCCGAGTACGCCTTCGATGTGACCGGCCGGTCCTCGGCGCTGCGCCTGCGCGAGCGCTTGGCCGCACTGGGCGAGGGCGGCACCGTGCTGATCGTCGGTGAGGGGCTGACCGGCATCGAGACCGTCACCGAGTTCGCCGAGTCCCGGCCCGACCTCTCGGTCGCGCTCGCCGCCCGCGGTGAGCTGGGCGCCTGGCTCTCCCCGAAGGCGCGCCGTCACCTGCGCCGTGCCTTCGACCGGCTCGGCATCACCGTCCACGAGCACACTGGCATCGAAACCGTCGAGCCGGCACGGGCGATCGCCGCCGACGGTACGCCCATCCCCGCCGACGTGACCGTGTGGTCGGCCGGTTTCGCCGTGCACCCCCTCGCGGCCGCCAGCGGCCTGGAGATCGCCGAGACCGGCCAGATCGTCGTCGACCGCACCATGCGCTCGGTCTCCCACCCGGACGTCTACGCCGCCGGTGACTGCGCCTACGCCATCGGCGACAACGGCCGGCCGCTGCCGATGTCCTGCGCCTCGGCCGGCTTCACCAACATGCAGGCGACCGCCGCGATCATCTCGCGCCTGACGGGCAGCGAGGTCCCGACCACCGGGCTGAAGTACCACGGCAACCACATCAGCCTCGGGCGGCGGGACGCAATCTTCCAGATGGTGGACAGGGACGCCCGGTCGAAGTCCTGGTACCTGGGCGGCCGGACCGCCGCGCGGCTGAAGTCGGGCGTGCTCAAGGGGGCCGGGTGGGGCATCGCCCACCCCACCTTCGGCATGCCGAAGCGCAAGCGCCGCCATGCCACCGCGCCTGACCGGGCCGGTGCCAGGGCTACTGCATAG
- a CDS encoding sigma-70 family RNA polymerase sigma factor, with the protein MDSAAIDRFEASRGRLASLAYRLLGSAADAEDAVQDTFLRWQAADRERVEVPEAWLTKVVTNLCLDRLRSAQARYERAAGAWLPEPLLEGDPMLGPADTFEQRESVSLAVLTLMERLSPVERAVYVLREAFSYSHAEIAGILDITESASQQHVHRARIRVAAERRRGGEADPASARRVVEEFLAAATSGRTERLVALLTDDVTAVSDGAGLATRLLRYKTRERVASYVRAGFKPTPAKRRLAGGSPAMHIALVNGSPAVLAVVDDRVVGAVAFEVSDGKVASLCGIAAADRLARLNETWRQHEPDAPVIKAW; encoded by the coding sequence ATGGACAGCGCAGCCATCGATCGGTTCGAGGCCAGCCGAGGCCGGCTGGCCTCGCTCGCGTACCGTCTGCTCGGCTCGGCCGCCGACGCCGAGGACGCCGTGCAGGACACGTTCCTGCGCTGGCAGGCCGCAGACCGCGAACGGGTCGAGGTACCGGAAGCGTGGCTGACCAAGGTCGTCACCAATCTCTGCCTCGACCGGCTCCGCTCGGCGCAGGCGCGCTACGAGCGAGCGGCCGGTGCCTGGTTGCCTGAACCGCTCCTCGAGGGCGACCCCATGCTCGGCCCGGCCGATACCTTCGAGCAGCGCGAATCGGTGTCCCTCGCCGTCCTGACCCTGATGGAGCGGCTCTCGCCGGTCGAAAGGGCCGTCTACGTCCTGCGTGAGGCCTTCTCGTACAGCCACGCCGAGATCGCCGGGATCCTCGACATCACCGAGTCCGCGAGCCAGCAGCATGTCCACCGGGCCCGGATCCGGGTCGCCGCCGAGCGCCGCCGCGGCGGCGAGGCCGACCCCGCGTCCGCGCGCCGGGTCGTCGAGGAATTCCTCGCCGCTGCCACGTCGGGGCGCACCGAACGGCTGGTGGCGCTGCTCACCGACGACGTGACGGCTGTCTCGGACGGCGCCGGACTGGCCACGCGGCTGTTGCGGTACAAGACGCGCGAGCGGGTCGCCTCCTACGTGCGGGCCGGCTTCAAGCCCACGCCGGCGAAGCGGCGGCTGGCCGGCGGATCGCCCGCGATGCATATCGCCCTGGTCAACGGCTCCCCGGCCGTCCTCGCCGTGGTCGACGACCGGGTCGTGGGTGCCGTGGCGTTCGAAGTCAGTGACGGCAAGGTCGCGTCCCTGTGCGGCATCGCCGCCGCAGACCGGCTCGCACGCCTCAACGAGACCTGGCGGCAGCACGAACCCGACGCGCCGGTCATCAAGGCATGGTGA
- a CDS encoding discoidin domain-containing protein → MRWTHSVRRSVVGSLIAGLATAGLLPAAASAAEAAVPNLALGKTATASGSHSGYPARNVTDGSQQTYWESPSNAFPQWIQVDLGGSAAIDQVVLKLPTSWEARTQTLRVLGSSDGSSFSTLSGSAGRQFDPSRSGSVTVDFDSTDVRYVRVQVTANTGWPAAQVSELEIYGEEGEPPPPVNGTNLAVNKPIEASSSTQNYLAANANDNNVSTYWESSGSPSTLTVKLGADADLEGVVVKLNPDAAWSTRTQNIEVLGRAQNASEYTSLKARADYTFNPSSNQNAVTIPVTGRYADIQLKIYTNSSGFGGQVAEFQVTGVAAPNPDLTVTDLTWTPAAPSESDEITVNATVRNGGSAAGAATTLNVSLGGTAAGSGSVRALDVGETATVPVTVGKRAMGSYTVSAVVDPNDTVAELDNSNNSRTADAKLVVGQAPGPDLEVTDIVSSPANPAVGSNVTFNVKVHNRGTSAVGAGSVTRLTVGGTTLNGTAPAISAGDTATVAVGGSWTATNGGATLTATADATGVVTETNENNNVFARSIVVGRGAAVPYVEYEAEDAQYTGTLLQTDSQRTFGHTNFATESSGRESVRLNSSGQYVEFTSTSASNSIVVRNSIPDAAGGGGQEATLSLYANGTFVQKLTLTSKYSWLYGNSDDPEGLTNTPQTDARRLFDESHALLSQTYPAGTKFKLQRDAGDNAAYYIVDMIDLEQVAPAASKPAECTSITEYGAIPNDGIDDTDAIQRAVTADQNGTIDCVWIPAGQWRQEQKILTDDPLNRGDYNQVGIRDVTIRGAGMWHSQLYTLTPPHQAGGINHPHEGNFGFDIDDNTKISDIAIFGSGTIRGGDGGAEGGVGLNGRFGEDTKITNVWIEHANVGVWVGRDYSNIPDLWGPGDRLEFSGMRVRNTYADGVNFTNGTRNSTVFNSSFRNTGDDALAVWASKYVKDQSVDIGHDNHFRNNTVQLPWRANGIAVYGGYGNTIENNLVYDTMNYPGIMLATDHDPIPFSGQTLIANNGLYRTGGAFWGEAQEFGAITLFAAGPDIPGVTIRDTEIHDSTYDGIQFKTGGGAVPNAKIDNVTITKSNNGAGILAMGGARGSATLTNVTISDSADGNVLIEPGSQFVINGTTTAAP, encoded by the coding sequence ATGAGATGGACGCACTCCGTCCGGCGGTCGGTCGTCGGCTCGCTGATAGCGGGTCTCGCCACCGCCGGGCTTCTGCCCGCCGCCGCCTCCGCAGCCGAAGCCGCAGTCCCCAACCTGGCCCTGGGCAAGACCGCCACGGCGAGTGGGTCCCACAGCGGCTATCCCGCAAGGAACGTCACTGACGGAAGCCAGCAGACGTACTGGGAAAGCCCGTCCAACGCCTTCCCGCAGTGGATTCAGGTCGACCTCGGCGGCAGCGCCGCGATCGACCAGGTCGTCCTGAAGCTCCCCACCTCATGGGAGGCCCGCACGCAGACCCTGAGAGTTCTGGGCAGCAGCGACGGCAGCAGCTTCAGCACCCTTTCCGGCTCCGCCGGGAGGCAGTTCGACCCGTCACGATCAGGCAGCGTCACGGTCGACTTCGACTCCACGGACGTCCGGTACGTGCGGGTGCAGGTGACAGCGAACACCGGTTGGCCCGCGGCGCAGGTATCCGAGCTGGAGATCTACGGGGAGGAGGGCGAGCCCCCGCCGCCTGTGAACGGGACGAACCTGGCGGTCAACAAGCCGATCGAGGCGTCCTCCTCGACGCAGAACTACTTGGCCGCCAACGCCAACGACAACAACGTGAGCACCTACTGGGAGTCCAGCGGCAGTCCGTCGACGCTCACGGTGAAGCTGGGCGCCGACGCGGACCTCGAAGGGGTCGTGGTCAAGCTCAACCCCGACGCCGCATGGTCAACCCGTACCCAGAACATCGAGGTGCTCGGGCGTGCGCAGAACGCCTCCGAGTACACCTCGCTCAAGGCGCGCGCCGACTACACCTTCAATCCGTCGTCGAACCAGAACGCGGTGACGATTCCGGTGACCGGTCGCTACGCCGACATCCAGCTGAAGATCTACACCAACAGCTCCGGCTTCGGCGGCCAGGTCGCCGAGTTCCAGGTCACCGGAGTCGCGGCCCCCAACCCGGACCTCACCGTCACCGACCTCACCTGGACTCCCGCAGCGCCGAGCGAAAGCGACGAGATCACGGTGAACGCCACCGTGCGCAACGGCGGTTCCGCGGCCGGGGCCGCGACCACGCTGAACGTCAGTCTGGGCGGCACGGCCGCCGGCAGCGGCTCGGTGCGCGCCCTCGACGTGGGAGAGACGGCGACCGTCCCGGTGACGGTCGGCAAGCGGGCGATGGGCAGTTACACCGTCTCCGCGGTGGTCGACCCCAACGACACCGTGGCCGAGCTGGACAACAGCAACAACAGCCGGACGGCGGACGCGAAGCTGGTCGTCGGCCAGGCCCCCGGTCCCGACCTGGAGGTCACGGACATCGTCTCCAGCCCGGCCAACCCGGCCGTGGGCTCGAACGTCACCTTCAACGTGAAGGTACACAACCGTGGCACCAGCGCCGTCGGCGCCGGCTCGGTCACCCGGCTGACCGTCGGCGGAACCACGCTCAACGGCACCGCTCCCGCGATCTCCGCCGGTGACACCGCCACCGTGGCCGTCGGCGGCAGCTGGACCGCGACCAACGGCGGCGCCACCCTCACCGCCACCGCGGACGCCACCGGCGTGGTCACCGAGACCAACGAGAACAACAACGTGTTCGCGCGCTCGATCGTGGTCGGCCGTGGTGCGGCGGTGCCGTACGTGGAGTACGAGGCCGAGGACGCCCAGTACACGGGCACCCTCCTGCAGACCGACAGCCAACGCACCTTCGGGCACACCAACTTCGCCACCGAGTCGTCGGGGCGCGAGTCCGTACGCCTCAACTCCTCGGGTCAGTACGTGGAGTTCACCTCGACCAGCGCGTCGAACTCCATCGTCGTGCGCAACTCCATCCCGGATGCGGCGGGCGGCGGCGGTCAGGAGGCCACGCTCAGCCTCTATGCGAACGGTACGTTCGTGCAGAAGCTGACCCTCACCTCCAAGTACAGCTGGCTGTACGGCAACTCCGACGACCCCGAGGGCCTGACCAACACCCCGCAGACCGATGCGCGACGGCTGTTCGACGAGTCGCACGCGCTGCTGTCGCAGACGTATCCGGCCGGCACCAAGTTCAAGCTGCAGCGCGACGCCGGTGACAACGCGGCGTACTACATCGTCGACATGATCGACCTGGAGCAGGTGGCGCCGGCCGCGAGCAAGCCCGCCGAGTGCACCTCGATCACCGAGTACGGCGCTATCCCGAACGACGGCATCGACGACACGGACGCCATCCAGCGGGCGGTGACGGCCGACCAGAACGGCACCATCGACTGTGTGTGGATCCCGGCCGGGCAGTGGCGCCAGGAACAGAAGATCCTCACCGACGACCCGCTGAACCGGGGCGACTACAACCAGGTGGGCATCCGGGACGTCACGATCCGCGGCGCGGGCATGTGGCACTCCCAGCTCTACACCCTGACCCCGCCGCACCAGGCCGGCGGCATCAACCACCCGCACGAGGGCAACTTCGGCTTCGACATCGACGACAACACCAAGATCTCCGACATCGCCATCTTCGGCTCGGGCACCATTCGCGGCGGCGACGGCGGCGCGGAGGGCGGAGTCGGACTGAACGGCCGCTTCGGCGAGGACACCAAGATCACGAACGTATGGATCGAGCACGCCAACGTGGGCGTCTGGGTTGGCCGCGACTACTCCAACATCCCCGACCTGTGGGGCCCCGGAGACCGCCTGGAGTTCAGCGGCATGCGCGTCCGCAACACGTATGCCGACGGCGTGAACTTCACCAACGGGACGCGGAACTCGACCGTGTTCAACTCCTCGTTCCGCAACACCGGTGACGACGCGCTCGCGGTGTGGGCCAGCAAGTACGTGAAGGACCAGTCGGTGGACATCGGCCACGACAACCACTTCCGCAACAACACCGTCCAGCTGCCGTGGCGCGCCAACGGCATCGCCGTGTATGGCGGTTACGGCAACACCATCGAGAACAACCTCGTCTACGACACCATGAACTACCCGGGCATCATGCTCGCCACGGACCACGACCCGATCCCCTTCTCGGGGCAGACGCTGATCGCCAACAACGGGCTGTACCGCACGGGCGGCGCGTTCTGGGGCGAGGCCCAGGAGTTCGGCGCCATCACCCTGTTCGCAGCGGGTCCCGACATCCCGGGTGTCACGATCCGCGACACGGAGATCCACGACTCGACGTACGACGGCATCCAGTTCAAGACGGGCGGCGGTGCCGTACCGAACGCGAAGATCGACAACGTGACGATCACCAAGTCCAACAACGGCGCGGGCATCCTCGCGATGGGAGGCGCACGCGGCAGCGCGACACTGACCAATGTGACCATCAGTGACTCGGCCGACGGGAACGTCCTTATCGAACCGGGCTCGCAGTTCGTGATCAACGGCACCACGACGGCGGCTCCGTAG
- a CDS encoding transposase, whose product MESMGKKKPRPRRSFKAEMVELCRRGDRSVGQIAKDFDLTETAVRLWVSQAEVDAGERDGLTSSEREELAALRRENRRLREDVEVLKRATAFFAKETR is encoded by the coding sequence ATGGAGAGCATGGGGAAGAAGAAGCCACGCCCTCGCCGCTCGTTCAAGGCCGAGATGGTTGAGCTGTGCCGGCGCGGTGACCGCTCGGTCGGCCAGATCGCCAAGGACTTCGACCTGACCGAGACGGCAGTGCGGCTGTGGGTCAGCCAGGCCGAGGTCGACGCGGGCGAGCGCGACGGACTGACCAGCAGTGAACGCGAGGAACTGGCCGCGCTGCGGCGGGAGAACCGCCGGCTGCGCGAGGACGTCGAGGTCCTCAAGCGGGCGACAGCTTTCTTCGCGAAGGAGACCCGGTGA
- a CDS encoding IS3 family transposase, translated as MAEVHERSRGTYGVPRVHAALQRQGEDCGRRRVTRLMRDAGLQGRHRRRRRLTTIPDPWAVARPDLVVRNFAPDPDGLDTRWCGDITYVATDEGWLYPATVIDIASRRVVGWSTADHLRTELVADALTAACRERRPARPVIFHSDRGRQYTSQQFATLASEFGVRLSVGRTGQCWDNALAESFFATIKRELPDTSSWPSRAAARTAIFDFIEGWYNLHRLHSSLGYRSPRQSGTSSDKGCSPSGC; from the coding sequence ATCGCCGAAGTCCACGAGCGGTCCCGCGGAACCTACGGGGTCCCGCGGGTCCATGCCGCCCTGCAACGACAGGGCGAGGACTGCGGACGGCGCCGCGTCACCAGACTGATGCGCGACGCCGGGCTGCAGGGCCGCCACCGCAGGCGACGGCGGCTGACGACGATCCCCGACCCGTGGGCCGTCGCCAGGCCCGACCTTGTCGTTCGCAACTTCGCTCCCGACCCGGACGGCCTCGACACCCGCTGGTGCGGCGACATCACCTACGTTGCCACCGACGAGGGCTGGCTCTATCCGGCCACCGTCATCGACATCGCCTCCCGGCGCGTGGTCGGCTGGTCCACCGCCGACCACCTGCGGACCGAACTGGTCGCCGACGCCCTCACGGCGGCCTGCCGCGAGCGTCGCCCCGCGCGACCGGTGATCTTTCACTCGGATCGCGGCCGTCAGTACACCAGTCAGCAATTCGCCACGCTGGCAAGCGAGTTCGGAGTCCGCCTGTCCGTCGGCCGCACCGGTCAGTGCTGGGACAACGCACTCGCCGAGTCGTTCTTCGCCACCATCAAACGGGAGTTGCCCGACACGAGCTCCTGGCCCAGCCGGGCCGCTGCCCGCACCGCGATCTTCGACTTCATCGAGGGCTGGTACAACTTGCACCGACTGCACAGCAGCCTCGGCTACCGCAGTCCACGTCAAAGCGGAACAAGCTCAGACAAAGGGTGCTCGCCGTCGGGCTGCTGA
- a CDS encoding sodium/solute symporter, protein MLPQMLLAAGTPGSLDLDTDTRSWVLVGFLTFIVPMLLLCVLNGPERDRVSDFYTAGRRLRPVQGAIVLSGVYLSAATVLGTTGTVAVFGFDGLFVALCTVLSLGVLLLLSGPLRERGSYTLGDTFALRAPGPAVRIAAAVVTLSACIPYLIVQLSGAGRTTAMLLGLSGPGAEQTVIVMIGTLVVCATAFGGMRGMIALQMIKTVFLLAMALAVAAVLLHRFHWSADSLIDAAAQGSGRPDGYLRPGLRFATGGPVESTLDFIGLMITVVLGVACLPHVATQLNTAPDPAAARRTVRHTIGIVGAVCLVTTVMGFGAAAMIGAPKILAADPGATSSLLMLTGDLAGGSSAKTGEAWLVVLVACAVFLTTLAVVASVTLAAAGAVAHDLVTNVVRRGRTTEGREVAAARIASSLVGVLSICCAVWVQGWNMGFLSTLSLAVAASCLLPALVYALFWSGFTRRGLLWTLYGGLGSAIGLQVCSPVFSGNPMALVPEWHIDWFPLQTVALVSLPVAFLLGWLGSVTGQRHTVPVAEAPVKPDALTY, encoded by the coding sequence ATGCTTCCTCAGATGCTGCTCGCCGCAGGGACACCCGGCTCCCTCGACCTGGACACGGACACCCGCTCCTGGGTCCTCGTCGGCTTTCTGACGTTCATCGTCCCGATGCTGCTCCTCTGTGTGCTCAACGGCCCCGAGCGCGACCGGGTCAGCGACTTCTACACCGCGGGGCGCAGGCTGCGCCCCGTGCAGGGCGCGATCGTCCTCTCCGGCGTCTATCTCTCGGCCGCGACCGTGCTCGGTACGACGGGAACCGTCGCGGTCTTCGGCTTCGACGGCCTGTTCGTCGCCCTGTGCACCGTGCTGTCGCTCGGCGTCCTGCTCCTGCTGTCCGGCCCGCTGCGCGAGCGCGGCAGCTACACCCTCGGTGACACCTTCGCCCTGCGCGCCCCGGGGCCCGCCGTGCGGATCGCGGCCGCCGTCGTCACGCTGAGCGCCTGTATCCCGTATCTGATCGTCCAGCTCTCCGGCGCGGGCCGGACCACCGCCATGCTGCTCGGCCTTTCCGGGCCGGGCGCCGAACAGACCGTCATCGTCATGATCGGCACGCTCGTCGTCTGCGCCACGGCCTTCGGCGGGATGCGAGGCATGATCGCCCTCCAGATGATCAAGACGGTGTTCCTGCTTGCCATGGCGCTCGCCGTGGCCGCGGTGCTGCTCCACCGCTTCCACTGGAGCGCCGACTCCCTCATTGACGCCGCCGCTCAGGGCAGCGGCCGACCCGACGGCTATCTGCGTCCGGGCCTGCGCTTCGCCACCGGGGGCCCGGTCGAGAGCACGCTCGACTTCATCGGCCTGATGATCACCGTGGTGCTGGGCGTGGCGTGCCTGCCCCATGTCGCCACTCAGCTGAACACCGCGCCCGACCCGGCCGCCGCCCGACGTACGGTCCGCCACACCATCGGCATCGTCGGCGCCGTCTGCCTCGTCACCACGGTGATGGGCTTCGGTGCCGCGGCGATGATCGGTGCCCCGAAGATTCTCGCCGCCGACCCCGGAGCCACCAGCAGCCTGCTGATGCTCACCGGCGATCTGGCAGGAGGATCGTCGGCGAAGACGGGCGAGGCATGGCTCGTCGTGCTGGTCGCCTGCGCTGTGTTCCTCACGACGCTTGCGGTCGTCGCGAGCGTGACCCTGGCGGCGGCGGGCGCGGTCGCCCACGATCTCGTCACCAACGTCGTGCGCCGCGGGCGCACCACCGAGGGCCGGGAGGTGGCCGCGGCCCGTATCGCGTCCTCCCTGGTCGGGGTGCTGAGCATCTGCTGTGCGGTGTGGGTCCAGGGCTGGAACATGGGCTTCCTGTCCACGCTCTCCCTGGCCGTGGCGGCCTCCTGCCTGCTCCCGGCGCTGGTGTACGCGTTGTTCTGGAGCGGCTTCACCCGCCGGGGGCTGCTGTGGACGCTGTACGGCGGCCTGGGCTCAGCGATCGGACTCCAGGTGTGCAGCCCCGTCTTCTCGGGTAACCCGATGGCGCTGGTGCCCGAGTGGCACATCGACTGGTTCCCGCTCCAGACCGTCGCCCTGGTGTCGCTGCCCGTCGCGTTCCTGCTCGGCTGGCTCGGCAGCGTGACGGGACAGCGTCATACGGTCCCGGTGGCGGAGGCGCCGGTCAAGCCTGACGCACTGACGTACTGA
- a CDS encoding PucR family transcriptional regulator produces the protein MHTSSARGAVRPRVTTATATATAGPRPGAAAVGPPPGATAVGSPLPLPEPADEPSPHQLFDHACRRLLGRGQAFSDIVVNQIRTEVPYYADPVLAPRDLPQSAYKGVRITLEAALDPGRMADVERYTRELGIRRAEESRPLDEVLHAFRVAGSEVWNGIIGAVERDGLGVQRHLVRVAELVWKSNDRDCVLLADAYRQVAKGVASRHNERVRLILAAVLESRNDPAFIRDAASILNLPPDGRFAVAEIRATPPVGRTPDAAPEIRGMRVLRHTGGRRDVLVAHLGDRALDALVSALDAGPGIRIGVSPVVHGLENLSRARDMAGLALRTCRGDGEIARLDARLPEGLLVSRPDLSAELALRVLRPLYELEPADRETLIDTLGVWIEKGGSAVQAARHMLCHRNTVLNRLRRFEQITGFELSRPRDLVRLTLAFDALQLLGPATVLGCADTWDRDVDG, from the coding sequence ATGCACACCAGTTCCGCCCGTGGCGCAGTCCGCCCCCGCGTCACCACCGCCACCGCCACCGCTACCGCCGGTCCGCGGCCTGGGGCCGCCGCCGTCGGTCCGCCCCCCGGCGCCACCGCCGTCGGCTCGCCGCTGCCCCTGCCGGAGCCCGCCGACGAGCCCTCGCCCCACCAGCTCTTCGACCATGCCTGTCGGCGCCTGCTCGGGCGCGGCCAGGCATTCAGCGACATCGTGGTGAACCAGATCCGCACCGAGGTGCCGTACTACGCGGACCCGGTGCTCGCACCCCGCGATCTGCCGCAGTCCGCGTACAAGGGCGTACGCATCACCCTGGAGGCCGCCCTCGACCCGGGCCGGATGGCGGACGTCGAGCGCTACACCCGTGAGCTCGGCATCCGCCGGGCCGAAGAGAGCCGCCCCCTCGACGAGGTGCTGCACGCCTTCCGGGTGGCCGGCTCGGAGGTCTGGAACGGGATCATCGGTGCAGTGGAGCGGGACGGCCTCGGCGTCCAGCGTCACCTCGTGCGCGTGGCCGAGCTGGTGTGGAAGAGCAACGACCGCGACTGCGTCCTGCTGGCCGACGCCTACCGCCAGGTCGCCAAGGGTGTGGCCAGCCGCCACAACGAGCGCGTACGCCTGATCCTCGCCGCCGTACTGGAGAGCCGCAACGACCCTGCATTCATCCGGGACGCGGCATCGATCCTCAACCTGCCGCCCGACGGACGCTTCGCGGTCGCGGAGATACGGGCCACGCCGCCCGTCGGCCGCACGCCCGACGCCGCCCCGGAGATCCGCGGCATGCGCGTCCTGCGCCACACCGGGGGTCGGCGTGATGTGCTCGTCGCACATCTCGGCGACCGCGCGCTCGACGCGCTTGTCTCCGCCCTCGACGCCGGTCCCGGCATACGCATCGGCGTCAGCCCGGTCGTCCACGGTCTGGAGAACCTGTCCCGGGCGCGGGACATGGCCGGACTCGCCCTGCGCACCTGCCGGGGAGACGGCGAGATCGCCCGGCTCGACGCCCGCCTGCCCGAAGGCCTGCTCGTCTCACGGCCCGACCTGTCCGCCGAACTCGCACTGCGGGTGCTCCGGCCGCTGTACGAACTGGAGCCCGCCGACCGAGAAACGCTGATCGACACACTCGGGGTGTGGATCGAGAAGGGCGGCTCGGCGGTCCAGGCGGCCCGGCACATGCTGTGCCACCGCAACACGGTGCTGAACCGGCTGCGCCGTTTCGAGCAGATCACAGGGTTCGAACTGTCCCGTCCCCGCGACCTCGTACGGCTCACGCTCGCGTTCGACGCACTCCAATTGCTCGGGCCTGCGACCGTCCTCGGCTGCGCGGACACCTGGGATCGCGACGTTGACGGCTGA
- a CDS encoding ABC transporter ATP-binding protein, with protein MSPPETEVESEAETEAGTLRVSDLHVSYGRSVQALHGVSLTVPQGRIVAVLGSNGAGKSTLLRAVSGTLALHRGTVERGTVHFDGARLRGDAARSVAAGVVQVPEGRRIFGALSVEDNLRAGFLGSASRSRAKFRAARERVFAQFPVLAERRRQAAGLMSGGEQQMLAMGRALMAAPRLLLLDEPSLGLAPLMVQHIAEIIREINAQGTSILLVEQNAAMALELSDRASVLDVGQVRLEGASADLAAADEVRRLYLGETHETGCGASDADGDASYATAASAPSVTGPGLTELGRWNG; from the coding sequence ATGAGCCCACCAGAGACCGAGGTCGAGAGCGAGGCTGAGACCGAGGCCGGGACCCTTCGGGTCAGCGATCTGCACGTCAGCTATGGACGGTCCGTGCAGGCGCTCCACGGGGTGTCGCTGACCGTTCCGCAGGGTCGGATCGTGGCCGTACTCGGCTCCAACGGAGCGGGAAAGTCCACGCTGCTCCGTGCGGTCTCCGGGACCCTCGCCCTGCACCGCGGCACGGTCGAGCGCGGCACGGTGCACTTCGACGGCGCACGACTGAGGGGGGACGCCGCGCGGTCCGTGGCCGCCGGCGTGGTGCAGGTGCCCGAGGGCCGACGGATCTTCGGCGCCCTTTCGGTGGAGGACAACCTCCGGGCCGGGTTCCTCGGCTCGGCATCCCGCTCCCGCGCCAAATTTCGGGCGGCCCGCGAGCGCGTCTTTGCGCAGTTCCCGGTGCTGGCCGAGCGGCGGCGGCAGGCCGCCGGGCTGATGTCCGGCGGTGAGCAGCAGATGCTCGCGATGGGCCGCGCGCTGATGGCGGCGCCGCGGCTGCTGCTCCTCGACGAACCCTCGCTGGGGCTCGCACCGCTGATGGTCCAGCACATCGCGGAGATCATCCGTGAGATCAACGCCCAGGGGACCTCGATCCTCCTCGTCGAGCAGAACGCCGCGATGGCCCTCGAGCTGTCCGACCGTGCGTCGGTGCTGGACGTCGGCCAGGTGCGGCTGGAGGGGGCGTCGGCCGACCTCGCCGCGGCGGACGAGGTCCGACGGCTGTACCTGGGCGAGACGCACGAGACCGGCTGCGGCGCGTCCGACGCGGACGGCGACGCCTCGTACGCGACGGCCGCGAGCGCTCCGTCCGTGACGGGACCGGGACTGACCGAGCTTGGCAGGTGGAACGGATGA